CCTTCTTCCATACTGTTTTTAACTAGTGGATAGACTGAGATATTCTCATAGTGCACCTTGTTGTCTATTTTACGCGGGGTGCGAACTCGTTCATATGTTTTCCCATCTTGAACGGTCCTTTTGCCTCGTTTTAATTCTTGAGCCAGTTCGGGGAAAACTTCGCTGAGTGGGCGTCCTTGAGCATTTGCGAAAGAGACTCCTGTAGCATTCTCCGCGCCTGAATTCCAATGAGTGACAAGTTCTTGGTTGTCTACTCCTACCAGCACTGAAGGCATGGAATCGATAATGTTTTTAAGGTGGTTACGCAGTTTTAATAGTTCTTCTTTGGCTTTTGCGTGTCCGGTTATTTCTGCTTCAAGATACTTGTTTGTATAAAGTAGCTGCTTGTTGCCGCTTTCTAACGCACTCATCAGATTTTCTTTTTCATTAAGGCCGTGTTTAATTGAATTAATCATTTGATTAATGACGGTTCCAAGTTCTTTTGTTTCTGTAGGTCCATTAACTGGAATATTTGCCGTAGATATACCCTGCTCCCTGACTGCACGGCTGGCTGTAGTTAATTTTAAAAGAGGGCGGACAATTCTTCTTGAAAGTATGGTGGCTAAAACAAGGGCAAAAGCAAGGAATCCTAGAGAAAGAAAAATAATTTTATTTCTTAAGATTATTCCTGGTTCTTCTAGTTCTCCTACATAGATAGAAGAGCATACATACCAGTCAAGTGGTTTGAAATATCTGACGTAGGTTCGCTTTTTAAATTTATATGTACCGATATTATTGGGTGGCTTGTCCCAAAGATATTCATGTACTCCGCCTTTTTGTGATGCTTCTATTAATTCATTGACTATCAGCCTGCCTGTTACTGGATTTTTTAATGTTGGCCCGGTCATGCCTAAAATTTTAGGATGAATAATCATTTCTTTGTTCCCAGTAAAAATAAAGATATATCCGCTTTTTCCAAGTTTTACCTGTGATAAGGAATTGCGCAGCTCCATGAGCATTGCATCAAATCGTTTACTTACTTCCATTTCAACATCATCAATATAAACTCCGGAGCCTATTACCCAGTTCCATTCTTTGAAAAGTTTAACATATGAAATTTTTGGTCGCTCTTCAGTAAGCCCGTTTGCAGTCTTTTTTGATCCGAAGTATTTTAAATATCCGTCCCCGTTTTTTTCGGCTACATCCCGAAAAGTGGAGATTATATTATTGTTCACTCCATTAGGGTCGTTGAAGCGTTCATCATCTGCAATTTTACCGTCTAACTCAGGCAGTAGAGGATGCATGATTATCCGGGGGATGGGTCTTAATGTATCGTTAATCCATACATAACCTACTCCGTCATTATAACGCATGCTCTTAACTTGTTCTATGCTGCGAGCTTTGGCTTCTTTCTCGGTTAATAATCCCTTTTTATACTTCTTGTAATTTAACGAGACAGCTCCATAGGCAATCTCGACAATGGATTTCATCTCTTCTTTGCGTCTGGAAATGGCGGCTTTTTCAGCAAAAAGTAAGCTTTGATATTCATTTGACACATTAAGCATTGTTGAGTTCAGGATAGCTTGCGCGCTGTACCACCCAGACTGATATACTGATTTTGTAACTTCTTTTTGGGCAAAGAAAGTTATTCCGGCTGTTGTGGCTATAACAAGTCCGGCTGCAAAAAAGAGTATAGTTGCTCTCATGGATTTGAACATATACATGGCTCTCCACTATACATATTAGCCTTAAGACTAAAATAAACCGAACTGTTTTGTTAAACTAAAAAAAGAAAACTGCTTTATTTTGAAGCTATCATAACTTGGAGGTGTGGTAAAATTGTTTAGATGTTTTTAAGTGAGTTTGTCGGTCGTAAAAATTTTTTCAGGGCCATCAAGTAGTTGAAAAGAATTTGTTTTTATTCTGATAATTTCACATTCAGGCCCGGAGAAGAGGGAGGCTATGTTCGGATTCTTATCAGAAATAAGTTTTATAATCTCAGTCCGTTCACTGTGAGATGTGACGTGGATATGTTCACCGGATATAGTCAGAGCTTTTATTTCAGAATTGCGTTTTTCAAGCTTTAAGTCCCGGTCATCAATAAGCAGGCTTACATTTGGATTCCTTTCAATATTCATCCATTTTCTGCTGTTTTTGCGGCTGACCATATATATTTCAGAGCCGTCTGCCGAACTGGCATAAGTCATAAGCGAGGAATGCGGCTCCGGACCATCATGTGTAGAGAGCACCAGAATATTGTTGCTTCTGATCAGTTCTAGGCAGGTTGCGATTTTCTCTTTTTCATTTGACATGCGGCCCTCCTGAAGTGTTTTATTCAAATAGAACTTTTTGTCCTTCAATAAGATGGTTTATCACAGAAGAGTCGGAGAGTGTTGATGTATCTCCGAAGTCGTTTTCTCCAGTGGCAATCTGGCGAAGAATTCTACGCATAATTTTACCGGAACGGGTTTTGGGAAGTCCTCTGGAGAATTGAATAACTTCCGGAACTGCGACGGGGCCGATTTCTTTACGTACCCAGTCACGAAGAGTGTTGCCTGCCTCATCATCCTCATCAAGACCGTCCCGCAGGGTTACATATGCGTAGATAGCTTGCCCCTTAACTTCGTGAGGTATACCGACCACTGCCGCTTCAGTTACATCGGGATGAGCAATAAGTGCGGATTCAATTTCTGTAGTTCCCAGTCTATGGCCAGATACATTCATAATATCGTCTAGCCTGCCCATAATCCAGATGAAGCCGTCTTCATCAATTCTTGCTTCGTCACCTGTTTCATACATGCCTTGGAAACGCTCGAAGTATGTCCGGCTATATCTTTTCTGGTCGTTGTTTATAGCATGCAGCATTCCAGGCCATGGCTCTGTGATTACGAGGTGTCCTCCTTCGTTAACTTCTGCAGGAGTGCCGTCACTGCGCAGAACAGCCACGCTTATTCCGGGCAGCGGTTTTGTCGCGGACCCCGGCTTAAGCTTAGTCGCGTAGGGGAGGGGAGATATAATGATACCTCCGGTTTCGGTCTGCCACCATGTGTCTAGCAGAGGCAGTTTATTTTTACCTATATGCTTGTGATACCACATCCACACTTCAGGGTTGATAGGTTCACCTACTGTTCCTAGAATTCTAAGGGATGACATGTCGAATTTTTCTGTCCACTGTTTTCCTTCCCTCATAAGAGCACGCATGACTGTAGGAGTGGTGTAGAAAATGTTTACGCCGAACTTGTTGATTATATTCCAGTATCTGTCAGGCTTTGGATAGGTCGGGACTCCTTCATACATAAAAGTGGTGGCTCCGAGAGCAAGCGGGCCGTATACAGTATAACTGTGCCCTGTAATCCATCCAAGGTCCGCAGTGCACCAATGAACATCATCTTCTTTGAGGTCGAAAACCCACTGAGAGGTATGTGTAACGCAGGTAAGATATCCACCGACAGTATGAACTATTCCTTTGGGTTTACCCGTGCTGCCGGAGGTATAAAGAATGAAAAGCGGATCGTTTGAATTAAGCGGAACAGGAGCGCAGCAATCAAGGATGTCTTCGGCCGCCATTTCTTCATGCCACCATGTGTCTCTGCCTTCAATAAAGTCGATTTTATTACCGGTTCTTTGAACAATAATGACTTGCTCAATTGACGGGCATGAAAGTAAAGCTTCATCCACATTCTTTTTCAGGGGAATTGTTTTACCGTTTCTTAGGACTCCGTCGCTTGTGATCAGAACCTTGGCATTGCAATCAAGAATACGGCTTTGTAGGCTGATTGCTGAAAATCCTGCAAAAACTATGGAGTGTACAGCTCCGATGCGTGCGCAGGCGAGCATGGCTATAACCTGCTCTGGGACCATGGGCAGGTAAATTGCAATTCGGTCGCCTTTGCTGACACCCATTTTCGTTAGCACATTGGCAAATCTGCATACTTTGCGGTGCAGCATCTGGTATGTGAAGACAAGCACATCTTCTTCAGGTTCACCTTGCCATATAAGTGCCGCTTTATTTCTTCGTCCGGCTGTTAGGTGACGGTCGAGGCAATTGTATGCTGCGTTAATCCTTCCGCCCTTGAACCAGCTGTATTCATGTTTTTCAGAGTCAGAAGCTAGAGTTTCCCGAAAATCACGATTCCAGTGGAGCAGGTTCCGCGCTCTTTTAGCCCAGAATTCTTCGGGATCTTTTGCTGCCTTTACGAATATTTCATCATATTGTTCTATACTTTTGATAAAAGCCTGATTTTGCATATCGGCAGGCGGGTCAAAAGTTCTCTGTTCCGTGATCAAATTTTCAATGGATTTTTCACTCATAGTATTTACTCTGATAATTCCTGTCTGTTCTTAATTTTTACACCTTAAGTAACTATATACTCTGTTTCAATTAAGTTGGATAGTGTTGAGCTCCTAATTTCAATCCTACATAATTTCTGTTACTGGTAGGATTCATGGTAGTTTATGCTTGATAATGCTTTCAATACATAGGTATGACGACATAGAGCTGTTCTTTATCTTTTCAATATTAAAAAGAGGCTTTCATGAGTGTTGTTAATCTGGAGTTCCTTTTTCAGCCTAGATCCGTAGCCGTTATCGGGGCTACCAATGAACCTGGTAATCCAGGCAATATTCTTATGCGTAATCTCATGGGCGGCGGTTTCCTCGGCCCTGTTATGCCAGTAAGCACAGATGCGGAAGCAATCTCAGGAGTTCTTACATATAAGGATGTGGAAGGACTGCCTAAGATTCCTGATCTGGCTATTATCTGCCGCCCGCTTAAGGAATGCCCTGAATTGCTCATGAAGTTGCGCAAAAGAGGTGTAAAAGCGGCGACTTTGATTGGTCCCGGATTTAGCGAAATGAGTGAAGAGGATAGAAGTAAGCTCAGTAAAGAACTTCTAAAAGCAGCAAATTCTCCGCAGATGCGAATTCTGGGGCCGAAAAGTCTCGGCTTTATTAACCCTTCATTAAATTTGAATGCCAGTATAGCTCCTCTCCCTGCCAAAGCCGGAAAGATCGCATTTGTTTCGCAGTCTGACAGTTTTATACCTACAGTTCTTGACTGGGCACATACCAATGATATCGGATTTTCTCATGTTATTTCTATGGGCAGCAGGATAGATCTGTCTTTCGGAGATGTGCTTGATTATCTCGGCTCTGATTCTTATACCCGCTCTATTCTGCTCTATATTGAGTCTATTAACGATGCCAGAGACTTTATGTCAGCCGCCAGAGCCGCTTCACGCAATAAGCCTGTGCTGGTAATCCGGCCCGGTCTTGCCATTCAGCAGGTCACACAGGAACTCGCTCAACTTGGTAGTTCTATGAGCGCGCGTGTTGATGAAGTTTACGATGTGGCTTTTCGCCGTGCTGGGATGTTGCGGGTCCAGACTATTGATGGGCTGTTTGATGCTGCCCAGACTCTTGCCAGTCTCCGTCAGCCGGTCCGTGGCAACAGATTGGCAGTTCTTGCGAATGGAGCAAGCGCAGGACTGACAGCCGCAGACGGTCTCGTCAGGCGTGGTGGCAAGCTTGCTAAAATTTCAGATGAGACAATAGAGAAGCTTGATAAGCTTTTGGCAGGAAGATGGGGGAAATCAAATCCGGTCAATGTGGGTTTTGATACATCCGGCGAGACATATCTTGAAGCTGTAAAGATTCTTATTAAAGACAAGGGTGTGGATGCTGTTTTAATTGTAAATGTTCCCTTTTCAGGCGTTTCGGGTGTTGAAACAGCTGAAATACTGGCCAAAGGTCTAAAAAAGATCAGGCGTATGGTTTTGACGGCGTGGCTTGGGTCCGGTATGTCCCGTAAGGCTAGAAAAGTTTTTTCTTTTGCCGGAATACCGACCTATGAAAGCGCAGATCAAGCTGTGCGTGCATTTATGTATATGGCTGAGTATCAGCGAAATCAGGAGCTTTTGACTGAAACTCCTGACTCACTTCCATCTGACTTTTTCCCTGACACCACCTCTGCGCGTGAGATTGTCCGTAAAGCTCTTGCAGAGGGCCGCGAGACTCTAAATGAGCCGGAATCACATCGCGTTCTTGCTTCTTACGGTATCCCGGTGGTTGAAACCAGAATAGCTGTTTCAGCGCGTGAAGCCGTTATTGCCGCTGGCGAATTAGGCTGTCCTGTCGCACTTAAAATTCGCTCTCCGCAAATCAGCCAGCCTTATGATGTTGGGGGAGTTGTCCTTGACCTTGAAAGCCCTGAAAAGGTTTGGGAATCAGCAGCGACTATGTTGACCCGTGTGAACAGGCAAAGACCTGATGCTTACATTGAAGGGTTTATTGTTCAGAAAATGGGTAGAAGATCCAGAGCACACGAATTATTTATTTCAGCATCAGTTGATCCGACTTTCGGGCCTATGATTCATTTCGGACATGGCGGAATGACCAGAGAAGTCGTTCGTGATCAGGCTATATCATTAGTTCCCCTTAATATGAGTCTTGCCCGTGAAATTATCAGCCGGACTCATATTTTCAGATTGCTTTTCGGAACTCCGACTCAGCCGCCTGTGGATATTGAAGATCTTTGTCTGACGCTGATTCAGGTTTCCCAGCTTTTTATAGATATCCCGCAAATTGCGCATCTAGATATTAATCCGCTTTATGCCGATGACTCCGGGGTGCTTGCTCTGGGCGCAAAAATAAGGATTGCCGAATGCGGAGAGAATTGCCCTGAGCTTGCAATCAGGCCTTACCCTAGAGAACTTGAAGAATGTGTGGTGCTGCGTGACAGTCGTCAGGTAACACTGCGGCCCATAAGACCGGAAGATGAGCCGGCTCATTATACTTTTTTAGAGCAGGTCTCAGACGAGGACATGCGGATGCGCTTTTTTGGTGTGGTCCGTAGAAATTTTGATCATAAAGACATGTCCCGTTTCACTCAGATTAATTATGACCGTGAAATGGCTTTTATTGCTACAGCCATAGGCCCGAAAGGGACTCCTGAAACTCTCGGTGTTGTGCGTACTTCAACCAAACCGGATAACTCTGAGGCCGAATTTGCAATACTTGTCAGGTCTGATCTTAAAGGAACTGGTCTTGGCAGTATGCTTTTCCACAAAATTATTCGCTATACCCGTGAACGGGGAACTCATTGGCTGGTTGGGCAGACTTTGTTTGAAAATAAAGCCATGCAGGGATTATCGCGTAAATTCGGGTTTGAAATAAGTGAAAACTACGAAGAGGATCTGGTAGAAATGAGACTTGATTGTACTAAAAAGCCAGAAAAGAAGAAGTAAAAGCGGACTTCATTTTGATAATCTTAAAACTCCCGGGCCTGAATAAGTTCAGGCCGGGAGTTCTTGTTTTAATGTTCGCCGGGTTGTTTGGTGTAGGTCAGCGGGCCTTGTTCATATCCGACTTTCTTCAGCCACCACGCCGGATAGAAGACAGGAGTGCCAACCCCGGCTGAAGTGTTAAGATAACCGTCATTATATTTGATGTAGAGGGTTTCAGATAGCTTCCACCAATCTTTTAAAATATTCTGAGCATTGGTATCACAATATTTTGTGAGCATCTGTTTTGCTTCAGCCAATTTTTTATTTTTGATAAGACCAAGTGCCGTTTTTTCAATTTCAGCCTGTTTGCCGAATGCTTCCGCTTCATAGTTATCACGCACAGCCTTAATATCTTTTATCATATAAGAATATTTGAGCATTGCATAATTAGCTACATAGTTAAACGCTGTCCACATGCTGTTGTGGCTGAATTTAAGAATGTCAGCCTGCTGGAGCGGGGCTGGCAGGTTGTTTACCCCTGCGTAAAAAGGCATCAGGCAGGCAGTTGCCGGACGGTCAGGTCCGAACCATGTGAGTCCGCCGATAGTGTCCGGTAATCCTTTGCGGGACTGGTTTACGTAAGCATAAACACATCTGTAAATGTTAAGTGGACGTTCAAATGCTCCTTTGAGCGGAGTGAGAGCTTCATCGTTGCCGGAGGTAGCTTCGGCCTGTCCTTCAAATCTGTTAGGATTATTGAAAGGGCCAGATGCCATGCCTTTGGTCAGGTCGAATTCTGTTCCTTCATAGTTATCTCTGTGAATAGAGAAAATATTTTCGACGCTGAGTTTGTTATCCGGTTTAATGGCGAATGGATATTCCTTCGTCATCGGTCCTTTCACCCATGCAGAAAGTTTTTTGGATGGAGCAACCAGAGACTGTGCTCTCCAGACTCTTCGTAGGGAGTAATAGGGGTGGTGATATTCTCCGTCACCATAGACTTTAGTCCAGTCCAGTTTTCCTTCTTTAGGAGACCACCAGCCTTTTTCTTTTGCAGCTGAAAAGATGTTTTTGGAATACATCATGTCGCGCGTGTGTTTGCGTACTTCACGGATGCGGAACTGGTTTGCGGCAACAAAAAAACTGTCATCCGGAACGCGCTGAGCAACCCATACGCCGTTTGTTCCTTCTTCATCATAGCCGCACATTTCCATAACCCACCCTTCATCGGGATCTGCAACAAGTAGTGTTTCTCCTGTTCCATAATAGCCGTACTTATCGATAAGTTTTCCCATGAGCTTTACAGCGTCACGTGCTTTTGTGCATCGCTCCAAAGCAACCCGTGAGAGTTCAGATGAATAAAATAAACGTTTGCCGGAGGCTGGTTCAGGTTCGACTTTAGCCTTATCGGTACATTCACCGATGGAAAGCTGGTGCTCGTTCATAATGGCGTAGTTGGCATCAAAATATGCGTAGGTGTGTTTGACCTGAGGAATAAATCCAATGGGTACGCTTGAAGGATCGCCTGGAGTGTTATAACCGGGGCCACGTTCTTTTGATACAATCCTGTGAGTTTCAGTTGCCCCCCATTCCGGCTTATATCCCAAAGAGCAAGCGTCGTAGTATACGGCACGCATGCTTCCTTTTTTATGATCCATTGCAGGAACATATATAAGCCGCCCATCTCCAAGCCCGTCGTCGGAATGCGAAACCATCACTGAGCCGTCAGCAGATGCTTTTTTACCTGTGATAGTGGTTGTGCATGCTGATGCAGGATATGCTGCAAGCAGAATTGCTCCAACCACAAAGGTCAGCAGAAGTTTTTTCATAGTGAGCCTCATGACTGTTAAGGAAATTAAATATGCTTATTTTGTAAATCAGAATAGTTTTATAGCATATGTTGAAGCTGGGAACAATTGCCGTGACGTTTTATTAAACGGATAGTTAATAAATATTTTAGAGACTCTATCACGGTTGATCTTAGACTCATCAACATTTTGAATTCTTATATTTCTTTAACTTCTAGGCGTATAAATAGTTTTTTATAAGCCTGCTTGCAAAAACATGCTTCTGGTATGTATGGTGTCTCCATAAAACTGAAACTTATCAAACTGGCGGAGACCCAAATTGAGAAAATTGTTTACAATTTTTAGTACATTGATCCTGATCTTATCAACAACAGTAATCAGTTCTGCCCAAAACGGCACTGCTGTTCCTGCCCAGCCGTTACTTGATGCAGATCAGGCTTTTGTTCTTTTAAAAGAGGGTAATTTGCGGTTTGTGAAAGGCTCCAGCGTTTATCCAAATCAAACTTCGTATCAGCGGAAGGTGCTGGCTCTGAAAGGGGAGCGGCCATTTGCAACCGTTGTTACAGGGGCAGATTCCAGAGTTGATCCGGTCTTGATTTTTGATCGCGGCCTTGGTGATTTATATACGGTAAGAAGCGCGGGTAATGTGGCCGGAACAGATACGCTGGCCTCTGTAGAGTATTCAATGATTACACTCGAAACACCGTTTCTAGTCATCATGGGACATACAAGGAGCAGTATTATCAAAGCTGCAGTGGATAAAGTGACTGTAAAGGGATATCTGTTGCAATTGGTTGGTAAACTTGATCCGGCTATAAAAATGACCAAGCTTATGTATCCTTCGCTAAAAGGAAAGGATTTGGTGGACAAGGTTGCTGAAACAAATGTAAGGCAGGTTTTACGTGATATTTTAGGTCATTGCCCCGCAGTTCTTGAAAAAGTCAGGTCCGGTAAGGCACAGGTTATGGGTGCAATTTATGATACGGATACAGGCGTCGTTAAATGGCTTGGACCTTAGGTATAGTTAATCCGTTTGGATGTCGTAAGATTTAAGCTTACGATATAATGAACTTCTCTCAAGACCAATGGCGTCTGCCAATTTTGATACACTGCCTTTGAATTCTTTCAGTTTTGCTTCAAGGAATTGGGCTTCAAAATCAGCACGTGCTTTTTTGAAATCCAGTTGTCCTTCTGGAATTTGAGGAGTCTGGTGATTCTGCTCAGTTCTTTCAGCTTGTGCTCCGTATACAATTTCCGGCGGCAGATTCTCCGGGCCGACTTCCTTGCCTCCGAACATGATAAGCATCCGTTCAACAAAATTTTTGAGTTCACGAACATTGCCAGGCCATGCGTACTCAGTCAGCATTTTTAATGCAGTGTCTGTAAATGTTAACGGTTTTAAACCGTGTTGTCTGTTTAGCCTTGTGATGAATTCTTCAATAAGGAGCTTAATGTCTTCAGCTCTTTCTCTTAACGGTGCAATTTCCAGTGGAAAAACTTTCAGTCTGTAATATAAATCTTCACGGAAATTACCGTTTTTAATTTCTTGAAAAAGATCTTTGTTTGTTGCCGCTATAACGCGGACATTAACGTTTATTGTTTTACGACCACCTACTCTTTCAAAACATTGCTCTTGAAGAATTCGAAGTATTTTTGCCTGTGTTTTAAGGCTCATATCACCAATTTCGTCAAGGAAGAGCGTTCCAGAATCTGCTAGTTCAAATTTTCCTTCCTGCGCTTTTTCAGCTCCGGTGAAAGCACCTTTTTCGTGACCGAACAGTTCTGACTCGATAAGTTCTTCCGGTATTGCTGCGCAGTTTACAGCCACTAGTGGTTTGTCTTTGCGAAGGCTTTGTGAATGAAGTGAGCGGGCGACTATTTCCTTACCGGTTCCATTCTCTCCGGTGATAAGAACCCACGCTTCCGTCGGGGCAACTTGTCCGATAACTTCGCGCATGTGGACAATTGTTTCTGAGTGTCCGGTTAACTTTGCGGGCTGTTCAGTTTCAATTCTGGTTCGTAGGGCTTTGTTCTCAGATTGTAATCTTGAAAATTCTACTGCTTTTTCAGCTGTGATAATAACTTTTTCCAGTGAAAGCGGTTTTTCAATAAAATCAAATGCACCTTTTTTAATTGCAGATACGGCGGTTTCAATATTTCCGTGGCCTGAAATCATAACAACAGGCAACCAGTCCCATTCTTTTTTTATGCGCTCCAGAACTTCAAGTCCATCCATACCGGGCAGCCAAATGTCAAGAAAAATAAGATCAGGCATTTCTTCAGATAAAGTTTGCAATGCCGCTTCACCGCTTTCAGCTTCGCTGACAGAAAAGCCTTCGTCTTCTAAAACGCCTCTTAAGGAATATCTGATACCGTCTTCATCATCGACAATGAGTATGTTTTTTGTCATTTAATATCCGTTATTGGGCGAATGAAAAAGTTTCGTGTTCAATAATACTTATGCAGGCATCTACAACATCAGCATCATAAACAATTCCGCGCCCTTTTACAATTTCTGCAATAGCTTTAGTAAATCCGAGAGCTGGACGGTATGGTCTGTGCGAACTCATTGCTTCAACAACATCCGCAACTGCGATTATTTTTGATTCCGGCAGTATAAAATTTTTTGTCAAACCTTTGGGATATCCTGTCCCGTTAAGCCTTTCGTGGTGCTGCAGTACTATTTTTGCAACAGGCCATGGGAAAGATATCCCTTTAAGAATTTCATAACCGGCTTCAGGATGAATTTTAACTAAATTCATTTCCAAATCAGTAAGTCTTGTAGGCTTAGATAAAATTTCAGCAGGTATAGAAATTTTTCCTATATCGTGGAGAAGTCCAGCAATTCTAACGCAATTAATTTGTTCTACCGGTAAACGAAGTTTCGCCGCTATTCTGGTGGCCAGTTCCGCAACTCTTTCCTGATGGCCGGATGTATAAGGGTCCCGTTTTTCTGACATGATAGCAAGAGATGAGACCGTTTCGTCAAATGCCCGCCGTAATTGTTTAAGGCTGTTTTTTAATGCCATTTCACTTTCTTTGATTTGGGATATATCCCGCATGACAACAACAGTACCCATAAGTGTATTTCTATCTTTAATCCTGGAAATATTTACTGAAACAGGAATAAATTTAAGCTTTGTTTTAAGGGCAATATTATCAATTGATATTGTTTTTTCAGATTTTTTTTTGAAATCAATTAAAAGATTCAAAGGATTTAATGTGCTGCAATCAACCATATTAATTTCTGTATTGAAATTTTTTGTGCAGAGCTCTTTCTCAGAATATCCAAGCATAATAGCTGCCGTTTTATTAGCTGATTTGATTGTTCCATGCTGATTTGTCGTGATAACTGCGTCACCAATGCTGTTGAATGTAGTTTCAAGCCAGCGACGACTTTCTTTAATAGAACTTTCCGCTTTGTGCTTATAAAGAGCCATTTCAATTGTTAGGCTAAGCTCTCTGTCCTCGAAGGGTTTGATTATGTAACCGAAAGGTTCTGTGATTTTGGCTCGTTTCAGCGTTTCGTCGTCAGCGTAGGCGGTAATATAAATAACTGGAATTGAATTTTCATCATTGATTGCTCGGGCTGTGTCTATGCCGTCCAAATCTCCTTCAAGCATTATATCCATCAAAATAAGATCAGGAGATTGTTGTAAAGCGATTTCAATGGCGGCGATTCCATTGGAAGCAACACCTATTACCGTGTAACCTAAGATTTGAAGTCTTGCTTTTATATCAAGGGCGACAATCGCTTCATCTTCTACGATAAGAATTCGCAGTGTTCTATTGCTCGATTCTGTCTTTATTGGATAAGAAGGCATATAAAACTCGGTAGTTATATGTGTTTTATTAAAAGAAAATTATAATTTTGAATGCAGATCGCACAAAATTGAAATTCTTTTATAACAGGTATACTTTAACCACGAGTTATGATTGCAGGCAAGTACAAGGAGCAATTTATTAGGTCGGTAGTTCAATAACAAATACGGTTCCATGAGGCTGCGCAGGTTTAACTCTAATAAATCCGCGATGATCAGTGATAATCGACTTTACAATAGTCAGCCCTAAACCTGTACCGCTTTTTTTACTGGAGAAATACGGCTCAAACATTCTTGAGCGTTCGTCGGAGGACAGCCCGGGGCCGTTATCTTGAACTTCAATTCTTAGCCAGCCAAGAGTTGGGTCATGCATCACGCTGATTTTAACTGACGGGTTTTCGCAGTCGCCAAGTGCTTCTGCCGCGTTTGTCAGTAGGTTAATGAGTGTTCTGCGTAATGCTTCATGATCAAGCTCTTGATCCGGTATCTTTGATAAGAGTTCAAGATCCCATGAAATGTTAGTGTGGCTGTTGCGGTACATGCTGACAATTTCTTCAAGCAAAGGAGTAATATTGCCAGGTGTAAGCTTTACTTCTGGAAGTTTGGCGTAGGCAGAAAACTCTTGAACCATTTGCTGCAGATGTTCAACCTGTGTGATAATAAGGTCGGTACTTTCTCTGAAAACACCATCTGTTACCTGTTGTCCGAATTTTCTTTGCAATCTTTGCGCTGAAAGTTTGATAGGGGTCAGCGGATTTTTTATTTCATGAGCAATTCGTCTTGCCACTTCACGCCATGCAGCAATTCTCTGCATTTTTTCCAGCTCAGTGATGTCCTCAAAAACGGCTATAATACCATTATTT
The genomic region above belongs to Desulfovibrio sp. UCD-KL4C and contains:
- a CDS encoding bifunctional acetate--CoA ligase family protein/GNAT family N-acetyltransferase, which gives rise to MSVVNLEFLFQPRSVAVIGATNEPGNPGNILMRNLMGGGFLGPVMPVSTDAEAISGVLTYKDVEGLPKIPDLAIICRPLKECPELLMKLRKRGVKAATLIGPGFSEMSEEDRSKLSKELLKAANSPQMRILGPKSLGFINPSLNLNASIAPLPAKAGKIAFVSQSDSFIPTVLDWAHTNDIGFSHVISMGSRIDLSFGDVLDYLGSDSYTRSILLYIESINDARDFMSAARAASRNKPVLVIRPGLAIQQVTQELAQLGSSMSARVDEVYDVAFRRAGMLRVQTIDGLFDAAQTLASLRQPVRGNRLAVLANGASAGLTAADGLVRRGGKLAKISDETIEKLDKLLAGRWGKSNPVNVGFDTSGETYLEAVKILIKDKGVDAVLIVNVPFSGVSGVETAEILAKGLKKIRRMVLTAWLGSGMSRKARKVFSFAGIPTYESADQAVRAFMYMAEYQRNQELLTETPDSLPSDFFPDTTSAREIVRKALAEGRETLNEPESHRVLASYGIPVVETRIAVSAREAVIAAGELGCPVALKIRSPQISQPYDVGGVVLDLESPEKVWESAATMLTRVNRQRPDAYIEGFIVQKMGRRSRAHELFISASVDPTFGPMIHFGHGGMTREVVRDQAISLVPLNMSLAREIISRTHIFRLLFGTPTQPPVDIEDLCLTLIQVSQLFIDIPQIAHLDINPLYADDSGVLALGAKIRIAECGENCPELAIRPYPRELEECVVLRDSRQVTLRPIRPEDEPAHYTFLEQVSDEDMRMRFFGVVRRNFDHKDMSRFTQINYDREMAFIATAIGPKGTPETLGVVRTSTKPDNSEAEFAILVRSDLKGTGLGSMLFHKIIRYTRERGTHWLVGQTLFENKAMQGLSRKFGFEISENYEEDLVEMRLDCTKKPEKKK
- a CDS encoding sigma-54 dependent transcriptional regulator, translated to MTKNILIVDDEDGIRYSLRGVLEDEGFSVSEAESGEAALQTLSEEMPDLIFLDIWLPGMDGLEVLERIKKEWDWLPVVMISGHGNIETAVSAIKKGAFDFIEKPLSLEKVIITAEKAVEFSRLQSENKALRTRIETEQPAKLTGHSETIVHMREVIGQVAPTEAWVLITGENGTGKEIVARSLHSQSLRKDKPLVAVNCAAIPEELIESELFGHEKGAFTGAEKAQEGKFELADSGTLFLDEIGDMSLKTQAKILRILQEQCFERVGGRKTINVNVRVIAATNKDLFQEIKNGNFREDLYYRLKVFPLEIAPLRERAEDIKLLIEEFITRLNRQHGLKPLTFTDTALKMLTEYAWPGNVRELKNFVERMLIMFGGKEVGPENLPPEIVYGAQAERTEQNHQTPQIPEGQLDFKKARADFEAQFLEAKLKEFKGSVSKLADAIGLERSSLYRKLKSYDIQTD
- a CDS encoding carbonic anhydrase; its protein translation is MRKLFTIFSTLILILSTTVISSAQNGTAVPAQPLLDADQAFVLLKEGNLRFVKGSSVYPNQTSYQRKVLALKGERPFATVVTGADSRVDPVLIFDRGLGDLYTVRSAGNVAGTDTLASVEYSMITLETPFLVIMGHTRSSIIKAAVDKVTVKGYLLQLVGKLDPAIKMTKLMYPSLKGKDLVDKVAETNVRQVLRDILGHCPAVLEKVRSGKAQVMGAIYDTDTGVVKWLGP
- a CDS encoding C69 family dipeptidase, which produces MKKLLLTFVVGAILLAAYPASACTTTITGKKASADGSVMVSHSDDGLGDGRLIYVPAMDHKKGSMRAVYYDACSLGYKPEWGATETHRIVSKERGPGYNTPGDPSSVPIGFIPQVKHTYAYFDANYAIMNEHQLSIGECTDKAKVEPEPASGKRLFYSSELSRVALERCTKARDAVKLMGKLIDKYGYYGTGETLLVADPDEGWVMEMCGYDEEGTNGVWVAQRVPDDSFFVAANQFRIREVRKHTRDMMYSKNIFSAAKEKGWWSPKEGKLDWTKVYGDGEYHHPYYSLRRVWRAQSLVAPSKKLSAWVKGPMTKEYPFAIKPDNKLSVENIFSIHRDNYEGTEFDLTKGMASGPFNNPNRFEGQAEATSGNDEALTPLKGAFERPLNIYRCVYAYVNQSRKGLPDTIGGLTWFGPDRPATACLMPFYAGVNNLPAPLQQADILKFSHNSMWTAFNYVANYAMLKYSYMIKDIKAVRDNYEAEAFGKQAEIEKTALGLIKNKKLAEAKQMLTKYCDTNAQNILKDWWKLSETLYIKYNDGYLNTSAGVGTPVFYPAWWLKKVGYEQGPLTYTKQPGEH